In one window of Epinephelus fuscoguttatus linkage group LG20, E.fuscoguttatus.final_Chr_v1 DNA:
- the neurl2 gene encoding neuralized-like protein 2 — MEPFPDQFTEFHPIHGTNVRLDHSGTKATRVESFANGVCFSKHPLKPGEIFLIEIEDKELGWCGHLRVGLTARDPGSLDVVPEYSIPDLTDSGDSWVFAITRNHNKIIEDPEAEAQEAGDGGLGGGQRLGRGEVEDGVGGGERDEGGGNISKPKTFFTDSHLHIGDVRIPRDKLVGRSRPGRYSHILDDLYKTNALPPTARRSRIGVLYVPKGRGLADMHIIINGEDMGASAKGIPSIQPLHAVVDVFAATKCVQIVQVEYGFSSLQTLCRKAIQKHIVHRMAIDWLELPEALKHYCKYE, encoded by the exons ATGGAGCCCTTTCCTGACCAGTTCACGGAGTTCCACCCGATCCATGGTACCAATGTCAGACTGGACCACTCAGGGACGAAGGCCACCAGGGTGGAGAGCTTTGCAAACGGAGTGTGTTTCAGCAAACACCCTCTGAAGCCTGGGGAGATTTTTCTCATAGAGATCGAGGATAAGGAGCTGGGGTGGTGTGGCCACCTGCGGGTCGGCCTGACCGCCAGGGACCCTGGGAGCTTAGACGTGGTACCTGAATACTCCATCCCGGACCTGACAGACTCAGGGGACAGCTGGGTATTTGCCATCACTCGCAACCACAACAAGATCATAGAGGATCCTGAAGCAGAGGCTCAAGAGGCTGGAGATGGAGGACTGGGTGGGGGTCAGAGGCTTGGACGAGGGGAGGTTGAAGATGGAGTTGGAGGTGGTGAGAGAGATGAAGGAGGAGGCAACATAAGCAAACCAAAGACTTTTTTCACTGACTCTCACTTGCACATTGGGGATGTTCGCATCCCTAGAGACAAGCTGGTTGGTCGGAGCAGGCCCGGACGCTACAGCCACATATTGGACGACTTGTATAAGACCAACGCTCTGCCTCCCACAGCCAGACGCAGCCGCATCGGAGTACTGTATGTGCCTAAAGGGCGAGGCCTGGCTGACATGCACATTATCATCAATGGTGAGGACATGGGAGCATCTGCGAAGGGGATTCCCTCCATCCAGCCTCTGCACGCTGTGGTGGACGTCTTTGCTGCTACTAAGTGTGTCCAGATTGTCCAGGTGGAGTATGGAT TCTCGTCGTTGCAGACGTTATGTAGGAAGGCCATCCAGAAGCACATTGTCCACAGGATGGCGATCGATTGGCTGGAGCTGCCAGAGGCACTTAAGCACTACTGCAAATATGAATAA
- the msrb1b gene encoding methionine-R-sulfoxide reductase B1b yields the protein MSFCKFFGGEVYKDHFKPGIYVCSNCNHPLFASRSKFAHSSPWPAFTETIREDSVTKMMETLTAYKVLCGKCGNGLGHEFVNDGPEEGVSRFUIFSHSLKFVPNKGKDKQ from the exons ATGTCTTTCTGTAAATTCTTTGGCGGTGAGGTCTACAAGGATCATTTCAAACCAG GTATATATGTGTGTTCCAACTGTAACCATCCACTGTTCGCCAGTCGGTCCAAGTTCGCCCACTCGTCTCCCTGGCCGGCTTTCACCGAGACCATCAGAGAGGACAGTGTCACCAAGATGATGGAGACTCTCACTGCCTACAAG GTTCTGTGTGGCAAGTGTGGCAACGGGCTAGGCCACGAGTTTGTAAATGACGGCCCAGAGGAAGGAGTGTCACGGTTTTGAATATTCAGTCACTCGCTCAAGTTTGTCCCCAACAAAG GTAAGGACAAGCAGTAA